The Plasmodium chabaudi chabaudi strain AS genome assembly, chromosome: 14 genome contains the following window.
TGGGGGTTCACATATTGTTGTTCTATCTTCTAGTCTTATAGGAgggatttttatttttacagcTTTTTGCTCAGCATTTAAATTTActctttctctttttttacgattttttttccctCGAATTTGATTAAgcatataatacattttattattcaaaatatcCAAATGtttatacttattttcAGCACTAACAATTCCATTATGAAACTCTTGAGTCCATGAAAAAGGAACAATTCTTTTCGGCTTAACTACACCATATCTTTTTACTATGCTATTCAAGGCAAATGTTTGTATCACCATTGTTGTTTCTGATGATATATGTATACCTACctatataattttgctTTTTTACTTATTGGCTTATATTACTTATAAATGTTCTGACATATTTATTCCTATTAATAGTGACATGTCATAAATTTTACAATAACCTAGAAAATTATACtaaatttacattttttttataaaaaaagcaacAAATGTTCATTCCATACATATTTCACAAGTATGGATGTATTCCAtttttcacaaaaaaatttacacaataatttttttattatcaaaaaaaaatatatatatagcaaTTCAAGGAAATTCTCCTATTATTTCacgttaaaaaaaaatttcaaaagATCTATACCGctcattaattttttctacgCCATccaatttataaaattgtcaCCTCTTTCAcctttttgaatatttttaatttattaaaaatttctCCTTTTTTTGAGAGAAAAAGCAAAGTACACTCCATTTTTCTActaattgtaaaaatgtgATTTATTTTCGAAATGCTGTCGTATGTTTTTTCTCCTTTCTATTCACCTTCATTTTCATCCTTTCGAACAGATATAGAATAGGTATGCTATCATGAAAAAgggttaaaaaaaaatgttttttttaaatcggCAATTGTTCTATAAAGGGAAATATATACCTGTTGGAAGAAGAGTGTTTAGAGAAAAATTAGTAACAGGCCGAAAGCAGAAATCtccaattattttattacctccatatatatcaatacATGAACTTCGATTAATgctaaatataaattatgaaatttgttttaaagtGGCAAATGTATATAAGTGTGGTAATAAATATCGATGGAAAGATTCAAATGATAGAGTTTTTCAAACAGTAAATAAAAGGAATGTAATTATACCTTATAATGTAGCAGCGTTTGTAAGTAaagtttttaaatttaagcCAAAGCTTATTGAACCAGAGTTATATTgtgaagaagaaaatagaTCCGATATTTCGTTGGAAGacatatatcaaaaaacgtataaaattgaaaaagatTACAATGAAAATCAAAGTAAAATTGAAGGTAAAtcaaacatatttaataataacaatttgGTCAATGATAATGATACATTCTCGATTCCGGTTGatgaaataaacaaatttactGAATCAAAtgaatcaaaaaaaaaacgaaataaCTATTACACAGTTGTTTCCGTAATAGGACATATAAATCATGGAAAAACAACACTTTTAGATAAAGTTACCAACAATAATTTAGCACTTTATGAAGCTGGTTGTATtacacaaaatataaaacctATACACTTTGAATTGGAACCTTACAAATTCACATTTTTAGATACACCAGgacataaaatttttcaaattttaagAGGGCGTGCTGCCTTTCTTTCcgatatattaataatattgatttCGTTAGAAGTTGGAGCAGAAATTCAAACGGAAGAAGCAATTAAATATGCagataaatttaatataccTGTTATTTTTGCTTTGAACAAAGCTGatatttataaagaaaatgaatcaGTAGTAAAAGCAGAGCTAAAAAATCAATGCAATAGAATGTTTGATGAAGGAActttaaaacataattattCAAATGAAATAGATAATGCTATTACCATATCATCTTTAACTGGGTATAATTTACCCCGATTAATAaatagaatatattttataaaacaaaatattaatttaccATACCACAGTGCCAATgttttttacaataatcaaaatgggatcaaaaaaaatgtccAATTAAAAGATGTAGCTAGtgctaataataatgcaattgacaatttttacaacattaatgatgaaaataaaggaaGACAAAAAAGAGAATATTGGTTGAACttgctaaaaaaatatattcggAAATCGGATTGCTTATTAGCTTTAGACAAAACCCCATTTGGTATGGGGGTTGTTGTAGATATAACTAAAGACTCAAGTAAAGGAACTATACTTCATGTTATTGTAAGAAAtggattttttattgaaggaaattattttatatgtggTTCTGCTTACGGAcgaattcaaaaaatgtataaatttaatagtaattttaaagaatatTGTACATATGCAACAGTTGGTATGGCTATTCAAATATCAggaatcaaaaaaaaacacggTAGTGCAACAACCGatgatttaatatttacCTTAACACAAAATGACGCATTTCGTTTATGCCAATACAGACTGATGGTAGAAAAATTATCTACTTTACAAGTTAGTGGAGAAGAAATTCAAGTTTCATGGGAAAatgatatgaaaaaaaacgaatttCATGCAGAagatatttatgaaaacaGACTTGAAATGtcagaaaaaagaaaagctATTGAAGAATTTGGAATAgagaatgaaaataatatttttaatcaaGTAACAATGAAAGATTTTCATAAAAGTAATACAcaaattgaaaaagaagaaaatgattttGTAGAAATACATTTAGAagaggaaaataaatatgaagaaatcaaaaatgataaaaataactacATTAAAACCGTACTTTCAcaaaatgatgatgatcAAAGCATTTTAATACCCgagcaaaaaaaagttatattttttgataatcaaccaaatgatgataatttattaaatagcTTAGCTGATTCCAAAAAAGATGCATATCACATAGAGGACCAACCACATCATACAAATTATGCTCATTCtgataaaattaatcaaaatattaatttaaataccCAGAATTATTCACAGACAGATATTTGTACCGAAGATGATCTAAGTTCTATggaaaatcaaaaaatgaatggaataaataataatatacaacaTAACAAAATGGAAGGCGATGCTATAGATGGAGAAACAAATTTCACTAAAATGGgtagaaaaaacaaatattataaaaacaagaatactataaataatatatctttCAATAAAGAAAAGTTGGAAAACATAGCCAATGAAGAATATAATGAAGGGACGAACAAATTAAACGAACCTTGGTattatgaagaaaatgaagataCATGGTCTAAAAAAGTTCTACAACGAAATGAAGAACTTATGGATATTTGGAGAAACAAAACCAGACAAAGAGAGCTAGAAAAGGAAAGACAGCAGTTTTATGAAAAGCAAATGatattgaaaaatgaaattacaAAGAGAAATGTTTTAGGTGAAAAACAACTAACTGAAGAAGAAATTAACAATTATCTTTATAATGACCACAATAAAGTTGATTCCAATTCATCAAAACAAGAAGAAGGAATCAAGCtgccaaaaaaaaatgttccTGTTATACCTATTATTATAAGAACTAACTATGTTGGAAtgtttgatatttttttagatgAATTTGAAAACAttcaaaacaaatataatgtaaaaatatcgGTTGTTCATGGAGGTATAGGACCTGTTACTCCAAATGATGTTGTACATGCTGAAGTAGAAACTAATTATGGGTATTGTTGCATTTACGCATTTCATGTCAAAGTATTACCGGATTCAGTAAAGCAAGCTGTCCTCTCCAATATTGTAATAAAACAGTTTGATGTATTTACTGATGTCATCGATGATATAGttaaaagaattaaaaatataaaagctTTAATGGCCCATAACATGTATGTAAGAAGtcttaaaaatgaaaggaCACAAGAaggattataaaaaaatgtatacttcgcaaattatattcaatatttttaataaaaacttTCAAAAGAGACAAAAAGAAGTATACCAcatatttgaataatatttttataatgaaaatattattactaacCATAAAATTTAACTTTATCCTTTTGAAAACCGTagtttattaaattttattctaataaatttcacacatatatattcttaaatATGTGATACTTGTGTGCACATGCTCCTATGCATTCAgggtattattttttttgttttttataattaaatataaaaatatgttgatgtttgcaaatttttaaaagtgttattatatttatgtatatatttaataaaaaacaaactaCAAAATTcgtaaatttatattaatttgttgaattaatacaaaaataaattatgtgaAGCAAAAGGTACATAAAACGacaacatatatatattgaaaagtgaaaaaaacaaaaaaggtTACATATcgaataacatttttatttaaatcgtAATAGTTTTAATCATAATAACATTgaagatatataaatttgtattgaaatatacttatatattctttttttttaatgtacTTCATTTGTTTATGTAATTGTTTCTTTCATTAGTTTTCTTCCATTGTCTGCGGATTTCTcaactttatttatttgatctctgaatgataatatttattcaatATGCCTAGTTTATTGCACTATATAGGCAAACTGTAAATTCTCAATATtctcatattattatggtTTTGCCCCCTATTGGattagaaataaaaacaacTGGAAAACGAGGTTGTATTGGTGTAGCTATGATAGTTGGAGTAGGGGCTGTGTATATGGTATATACGGCTGGTGTTGATACAACGGGGACAGATATACATTCCTTGTATATTATTGAGGAGCTTGGGGCGTATAAGATAGACATTTTTGCTAATTTGGTAATtttaagtaaaaaaaaaagaagaaataaCTAAGCAATTAGATAtgcaaatattaatatgaagaatgcaaaaatatgttataaaatattaagtctactgtaaaaatattaattttatttaataatattatggccgatgttattaaaattgagtgtaaaaataaaaaaaattatattaaaattatttggaaactgcataaaaattaattaattctcataataaatgaaaataaatatatattttaaatgaaaataaatttaataattaaaattataatatagagacttaatttttattttttttaattattttttaactaaATAGCTAcctacaaaatataaataaaatattttttaattgtctAATAAATTTcgctttattatatttttttttaaatatgttgtgcatacatttttttcaataacagtagctaataaaaatgacaaAATAGCTATTTTCTTCgctaaatttataaaacattCTACAAATTGTTATGAccaatttatatttttttatatatatagcttttttattacagcaatatatgtattttttccatgCAACCAATTAAAATTAGCTACTTAGACAGAATAATACTGAGATCAATATACATATAGTTCCCAAAAtatcgaaaaaaatttcaattatttttttttattaacacgcaataatattttttggatGTTTTGGTGTGTGTAATAAAGATCTAGTAGTAACAATAGCTAACTGTACTAGTTTTCATGTACATACAAAATTGGGAgaaagttaaaaaatatttttttttcttatttcctttttaaataaagcattttatgtatatgaaaaaaattatagcataatataaaaagggGGGAAATGTGTAACAAACAAAACATATGACTTAATAACAAAAACATAAGATATAGTATATGTGTGCAAAAATATTGCTATTCTGCaatttattcaaaaaaacaGTAAGccatgttttaaaatatttatatgataaacAGCTTATATAAAGTAACTTATttacattaaaaatgtatttatatcttcataagaaatatttacCATCTTATTGAagcttatttttatttattttaagcttattttttcagtggcttgttttatttgttttcttctatttccatgttatattattacagTTACGGGAGAAGTGTAGGCATAGCTAAGGCAAACCTGTGGAGCCGGAATAActtgaatatttttgataattggTATAGTTTGAGGAAAAGTATAGACAACCGTTTGAGGTACTACATTATATGTAGTTGTGTAAACAACTGGGGTTGACTGTAATGTAACCATCGGTGATACGACTGTTGTAATCATTTtctaaaagaaaaaaaatatatactcaTATGTTACaactaaaatataatatttaactTATACACTTTAACACATTTGATGACgtgttaaaatatatacattttgtctttttttcttatgaatttgtcatattttaagcatatacatacaaatacaaaaaactaaaaaaatgttgtgGCTGatatttcttaattttggggtaaatattaaatgtgTTAAATGCCTTCTATTAGGttaatatatgatttattCGGTATTTTGCTGCGCGAAAAGCCAAAGGACAATTAATGGGATTTACAACTTtcgtatatataaaattgttattttaaaagttaAATTGCACGTTGCAATGTAAAAtttacaataatataattattatatgttaataaaatttaaatgttaaaaatagtaaaaatacaacaagagttataattttttatcaaatagagctcgaataaattaatttgcaattgtaaaatttaaacatccgcataaaaatatatatagcaaCCAATCATGTTTGTAAAACCGTTATTATCTATTTAACTCAGGTGTACTTTAATTAAAGaccaaaattaaataacattttatttttgtaaactaatttgtatttttgatattgctaaatttatttatgatttttatttgttttttgcTTATTAaagttaataaatatatacaaaggCATTTATGTACATAGTactatatatgtgtaaaaacatttttttaaaaggaAGTAGCATTTCTgtcttttaaaatataagcgGCTTTCCTTGTTCACGTTTGAAATTCAAATTCagaaataaagaaaaatgcagttttataattttatataatttttaatttgtgcATGTACCTTTAAATATGTGTTTTTTAgccaaaaaaaacataataagaTATAATCAGaagttattatataatgccTTTTCTTTATACATCGAAACAGCACTTACACAACAAGtcattttataattgtataATAATGCAATTTGTGATGAACCATCACgtggaaaatatt
Protein-coding sequences here:
- a CDS encoding translation initiation factor IF-2, putative, producing MFFLNRQLFYKGKYIPVGRRVFREKLVTGRKQKSPIILLPPYISIHELRLMLNINYEICFKVANVYKCGNKYRWKDSNDRVFQTVNKRNVIIPYNVAAFVSKVFKFKPKLIEPELYCEEENRSDISLEDIYQKTYKIEKDYNENQSKIEGKSNIFNNNNLVNDNDTFSIPVDEINKFTESNESKKKRNNYYTVVSVIGHINHGKTTLLDKVTNNNLALYEAGCITQNIKPIHFELEPYKFTFLDTPGHKIFQILRGRAAFLSDILIILISLEVGAEIQTEEAIKYADKFNIPVIFALNKADIYKENESVVKAELKNQCNRMFDEGTLKHNYSNEIDNAITISSLTGYNLPRLINRIYFIKQNINLPYHSANVFYNNQNGIKKNVQLKDVASANNNAIDNFYNINDENKGRQKREYWLNLLKKYIRKSDCLLALDKTPFGMGVVVDITKDSSKGTILHVIVRNGFFIEGNYFICGSAYGRIQKMYKFNSNFKEYCTYATVGMAIQISGIKKKHGSATTDDLIFTLTQNDAFRLCQYRLMVEKLSTLQVSGEEIQVSWENDMKKNEFHAEDIYENRLEMSEKRKAIEEFGIENENNIFNQVTMKDFHKSNTQIEKEENDFVEIHLEEENKYEEIKNDKNNYIKTVLSQNDDDQSILIPEQKKVIFFDNQPNDDNLLNSLADSKKDAYHIEDQPHHTNYAHSDKINQNINLNTQNYSQTDICTEDDLSSMENQKMNGINNNIQHNKMEGDAIDGETNFTKMGRKNKYYKNKNTINNISFNKEKLENIANEEYNEGTNKLNEPWYYEENEDTWSKKVLQRNEELMDIWRNKTRQRELEKERQQFYEKQMILKNEITKRNVLGEKQLTEEEINNYLYNDHNKVDSNSSKQEEGIKLPKKNVPVIPIIIRTNYVGMFDIFLDEFENIQNKYNVKISVVHGGIGPVTPNDVVHAEVETNYGYCCIYAFHVKVLPDSVKQAVLSNIVIKQFDVFTDVIDDIVKRIKNIKALMAHNMYVRSLKNERTQEGL
- a CDS encoding apical ring associated protein 1, putative, which produces MSILYAPSSSIIYKECISVPVVSTPAVYTIYTAPTPTIIATPIQPRFPVVFISNPIGGKTIII